In one Diabrotica virgifera virgifera chromosome 5, PGI_DIABVI_V3a genomic region, the following are encoded:
- the LOC126884362 gene encoding uncharacterized protein LOC126884362, with amino-acid sequence MFLCRFEILFCRYERLKKKGPNTPNKNVREMLIGQKVTPEVKRKLVIGEVLQQQLKENYKEQRTFKDKQRFVHYISGDIVKKYRCENLVRLVSSRRIIKNKNSGQVLKRRRLAFLRLKKIISSFFEKDEVSRLCPGKKDTVTYRKIKKQKRYLNDSLKNIFILFKTQHPEVKVSYFRFCRFRPFWVLFPTEKNRETCLCITHENFTLLVSKLKSLNIINAANSTEVVKEICCDFNDEDCLGRLCLACSNREIQFLNVDDSIIVYKKWTSKKVEIIVKGEKKMCQKTIKEEVESTKENIVSVFKEKLPHFLKHLLTIKHQYKCIDTIKNNLKEDEVLIHMDFSENYICKYGREIQSAHFGGSKPQISLHTVMVYTKNKKTSMCTFSENLRHDPFAICAHLKPIAEYVKTLVSNISMVHFLSDGPSTQYKNKSMFFLIVAYISKLFTCQAIRWHYSESGHGKGAPDGIGGCLKRTADNLVAQGKDLDNFNSLIKELQENCKGISCHTVSGSEIQKIESELSTADLRPFKGTMTIREVVWTNTSYNLLEARNLSCLTCGVQECCHYKIGTINIPHLNLSQNKNDHHPQMQSTELLPGTSRKQNKKIEVNMAEQNRIHYKDVYSSDSDSEEMTLDELRTPKIKYSISPKVNNFIVVKLSSKKQSKYFIGLVINIDRDYNYTVKFLKKIHEYKFVFPEKDDVSTISLDEVVCVLASPDLNKREQYIFNSLPDNVYIS; translated from the exons ATGTTTTTATGTAGGTTTGAAATACTTTTTTGTAGGTATGAAAGATTAAAGAAAAAAGGGCCTAACACTCCAAATAAAAATGTTCGAGAAATGCTTATTGGACAGAAGGTTACTCCAGAAGTAAAACGAAAACTTGTAATTGGGGAAGTGCTTCAGCAACAACTAAAGGAAAACTACAAAGAACAAAGAACATTTAAAGACAAGCAGAGATTTGTTCATTATATTTCTGGAGATATAGTCAAAAAATATAGGTGTGAAAATTTGGTAAGATTGGTTAGTTCAAGAAgaatcataaaaaataaaaattctggGCAAGTGTTGAAAAGGAGAAGGTTAGCCTTTTTAAGATTAAAGAAAATCATCTCAAGCTTTTTTGAAAAAGATGAAGTAAGTCGGCTATGTCCTGGAAAAAAGGACACTGTTACTTATAGGAAAATCAAAAAGCAAAAGAGGTACCTAAATGAttccctaaaaaatatttttattctatttaagACTCAGCATCCTGAAGTTAAAGTAAGCTATTTTAGATTTTGTCGATTTCGACCTTTTTGGGTATTGTTTCCTACAGAAAAAAACAGAGAAACGTGTCTTTGTATAACTCATGAGAATTTCACTTTACTTGTAAgcaaattaaagtcattaaatattataaatgctGCTAATTCAACAGAAGTAGTGAAGGAAATATGTTGTGATTTTAATGATGAAGACTGTCTAGGGCGTTTATGTTTAGCTTGCAGTAATAGAGAAATACAGTTCTTGAATGTTGATGACAGCATAATAGTTTATAAAAAATGGACTTCAAAAAAAGTTGAAATAATTGTTAAGGGCGAGAAAAAAATGTGTCAAAAGACAATTAAGGAAGAGGTTGAAAGCACAAAAGAAAATATTGTAAGTGTCTTTAAAGAAAAACTGCCccattttttaaaacatttacttACTATTAAACACCAATATAAATGTATCGACACAATTAAGAATAACCTAAAGGAAGATGAGGTTCTTATACATATGGACTTCTCTGAAAATTATATATGTAAATATGGACGAGAAATCCAATCCGCCCATTTTGGTGGTTCCAAACCACAGATAAGTTTGCACACTGTAATGGTTTataccaaaaacaaaaaaacttcAATGTGTACATTTTCCGAGAATCTTCGTCATGATCCTTTTGCTATATGTGCCCATTTGAAACCCATTGCAGAATATGTGAAAACCCTAGTTTCCAATATATCTATGGTACATTTCCTGAGTGATGGACCGTCCacacaatataaaaataaaagtatgttttttttaatagtgGCATATATTTCGAAGCTTTTTACCTGCCAAGCTATAAGATGGCATTACAGTGAGTCTGGACACGGGAAAGGGGCACCAGATGGTATTGGGGGATGTTTGAAAAGGACAGCAGATAATTTGGTAGCCCAAGGAAAGGATTTAGATAACTTTAACAGTTTAATTAAAGAACTTCAAGAAAACTGTAAGGGGATTTCATGTCACACAGTATCTGGTTCAGAAATTCAAAAAATTGAAAGTGAACTATCTACTGCAGATTTAAGACCATTTAAAGGTACAATGACCATAAGAGAAGTTGTTTGGACAAACACCTCCTATAATTTACTGGAGGCAAGGAACTTATCATGCTTGACATGTGGAGTTCAAGAATGTTGCCATTATAAAATTGGTACCATTAACATTCCACATTTAAATTTGTCGCAAAATAAGAATGATCATCACCCACAGATGCAATCAACTGAAT TATTACCTGGTACATctagaaaacaaaataaaaaaatagaagtaAATATGGCAGAACAAAACCGAATACACTACAAAGATGTATACTCATCAGACTCAGATAGTGAAGAAATGACCCTGGATGAGCTTAggacaccaaaaataaaatattccattAGTCcaaaagttaataattttattgtggTTAAGTTGTCTTCCAAAAAGCagagtaaatattttattggatTGGTAATAAATATTGACCGTGATTATAATTACACggtgaagtttttaaaaaaaattcatgaaTACAAATTCGTCTTTCCTGAAAAGGATGATGTGTCCACCATTTCATTGGAcgaagttgtttgtgttttagcATCACCTGATCTAAATAAACGGgaacaatatatttttaattctttgccggataatgtttatatttcataa